The Chitinophaga flava genome has a segment encoding these proteins:
- a CDS encoding leucine-rich repeat domain-containing protein, which yields MEYFENHVMKDVREDGRINLQRKRLVKLPPGYQAAARLPYVHFDLSYNDALSHSTVIDELTAIPQLQGLTMIQTALKELPDNIARLQNLAILDISENKLSGCPDVLAALKQLRVLHLEKNKLTAFPVFSQPMEKLEALYIGNNTLCSLPQNLSVLPSLKILDVSNVHLIGLPQALTTLPHLETLVLDGNTALHMDEVFQLLAGCKTLKRLSIRNCGITKLPDSFKLLQQLVAIDVRGNGLTSLPEMPNITEIECDWRLPAPFYINMIKDRPDITSFSQSKIERYYNNRKETLPDNIAALQYVTSFTFSELEELPAATAGLTQAKDIFFYNGNYHTLPDLSGLMNLEKLSFVGTRVAVFPEFVYQLPALKCLVLADSNVRPDYERISGMPALETLTATRMTDEELQPFLQPVNGRYINVALIAAPLPAAFYDLPCVESFDFNSRDQLNLDETMLHLKRLPHLKKLVFRSSDRRSFATYINWLKEMTVLRDVTLYVDEQQVPASLAELTHLDKIRLEWSEGQTAVPDLPLTFGNTPAGQIVLEKKSYTAAYLHAFEQLSLLNLEEPLLRMIAFGLLARRYDALKELLPGPFDAAGQLPDARVYITGQSTIGSRKELAAILEARGARVVKELEEATHVYLGLDVTTNAVKQIIHLDLGFILEDHLKQLEIKDLAPFLMQEENKELTAQVTRLLKTKEENDMWLLLEMVRGGGANKKLLSYLVAIHLFHSNKEIALQAKILFRQYASAALQHHIRITWKDEYTHKKEDAYSSVYLHPELDVFAFLLVVKIIKNGIPFLYLPHIPDHAVTDSLKDLDFIRVLYIDSPRNGELSRLLNSIQDMELDQLKITAPLATLPVAVWTMPTLTNISLDLKEVSGFTVPVLDNADVPVLHLTITKGKILHPERLAACRQLISLTLSDGGLETADFLTTMCKLDKLDLENNKLTTLPEGLSQLKELRELTITGNEITESDVDALILKGLIYLNHKYLKRK from the coding sequence ATGGAATATTTTGAGAACCACGTCATGAAAGACGTACGAGAAGATGGCCGTATCAACCTGCAACGCAAAAGGCTTGTCAAACTGCCGCCCGGATACCAGGCTGCTGCAAGACTTCCATATGTACATTTCGATCTGAGTTATAATGACGCCCTGAGCCACAGTACTGTAATAGACGAGCTGACAGCAATACCCCAGCTACAAGGGCTGACCATGATACAAACTGCCTTAAAGGAACTGCCCGACAATATTGCCCGGCTACAAAACCTGGCGATACTGGATATTTCTGAAAATAAACTGAGCGGTTGTCCTGATGTATTGGCCGCCCTGAAACAACTGCGAGTATTGCATCTTGAAAAAAATAAACTGACTGCGTTTCCGGTATTTTCACAACCCATGGAAAAGCTGGAAGCTCTTTACATAGGTAATAATACGCTCTGTTCTTTGCCACAGAACCTTTCAGTGTTGCCATCCTTGAAAATACTGGATGTCAGCAATGTCCATCTGATCGGCCTTCCGCAGGCACTGACCACCTTACCACATCTGGAAACGCTGGTGCTGGATGGTAATACCGCCCTGCACATGGACGAGGTTTTTCAGCTGCTGGCCGGATGTAAAACCCTGAAACGTTTGTCTATACGCAATTGTGGCATCACTAAGCTGCCGGATTCCTTTAAGTTGTTACAACAACTGGTGGCTATCGATGTGCGGGGGAATGGGCTGACCAGTCTGCCGGAAATGCCCAATATCACGGAGATTGAATGTGACTGGCGTTTACCAGCGCCGTTTTATATCAATATGATCAAAGACAGGCCCGACATCACATCATTCTCCCAAAGTAAAATAGAGCGTTATTACAATAACAGAAAGGAAACCTTGCCAGACAATATTGCAGCATTGCAATATGTGACATCATTCACGTTTTCTGAGCTGGAAGAGTTGCCCGCTGCAACAGCTGGGTTAACACAAGCAAAGGATATTTTTTTCTACAATGGAAATTATCATACGCTACCCGATTTGTCTGGACTTATGAACCTGGAAAAGTTATCGTTTGTCGGTACACGGGTAGCGGTTTTTCCGGAGTTTGTATATCAGCTCCCGGCATTAAAATGTCTGGTGTTGGCAGACAGTAACGTCCGCCCCGATTACGAACGTATATCCGGAATGCCGGCCCTGGAAACGTTGACGGCTACACGTATGACGGACGAAGAGCTGCAACCCTTTCTGCAGCCGGTGAATGGACGGTATATCAATGTGGCACTGATCGCCGCGCCTTTGCCAGCAGCCTTTTATGACCTGCCCTGTGTGGAGTCATTTGATTTTAACAGCCGTGATCAACTGAATCTGGACGAAACAATGCTGCATCTAAAAAGGCTGCCGCACCTGAAAAAACTGGTTTTCCGGTCTTCCGACAGACGTTCTTTTGCAACCTATATCAACTGGTTAAAGGAAATGACCGTGCTGCGCGATGTGACCCTGTATGTAGATGAACAACAGGTTCCGGCATCACTGGCTGAATTAACACATCTCGATAAGATCAGGCTGGAATGGAGCGAAGGGCAGACAGCGGTGCCTGATTTGCCACTGACCTTCGGCAATACTCCTGCAGGACAGATAGTGCTGGAAAAGAAATCTTATACTGCCGCCTACCTCCATGCATTTGAACAGCTGTCTTTGCTGAACCTGGAAGAGCCCTTACTTCGTATGATCGCTTTCGGGTTACTGGCTCGTCGTTATGATGCATTGAAGGAACTATTGCCTGGTCCTTTTGATGCAGCAGGCCAACTGCCAGATGCACGGGTGTATATAACCGGACAATCCACCATTGGCTCCAGGAAAGAGCTGGCGGCTATCCTGGAAGCCAGAGGAGCAAGGGTAGTGAAGGAGCTGGAAGAAGCCACCCACGTATATCTTGGTCTGGACGTGACCACCAACGCCGTCAAACAAATCATCCACCTGGACCTGGGGTTCATTCTGGAAGATCATCTTAAACAACTGGAAATAAAAGACCTTGCGCCATTCCTCATGCAGGAAGAAAACAAGGAACTTACCGCTCAGGTAACACGACTGCTGAAAACGAAAGAAGAAAACGATATGTGGCTGTTACTGGAAATGGTGAGGGGAGGTGGTGCGAATAAAAAATTGCTCAGCTATCTTGTAGCCATTCATCTTTTCCACAGCAATAAAGAAATCGCCCTTCAGGCAAAAATACTGTTCCGGCAATATGCCTCAGCCGCTTTACAGCACCATATCCGTATTACCTGGAAAGATGAATACACGCATAAAAAGGAAGATGCCTATTCATCAGTATACCTGCACCCCGAACTGGATGTTTTTGCTTTTTTACTGGTAGTGAAAATCATTAAAAACGGTATTCCTTTCCTGTACCTGCCTCATATCCCGGATCATGCTGTGACAGATAGTCTGAAGGATCTGGATTTTATTAGAGTACTGTATATCGATAGCCCCCGTAATGGAGAACTGTCACGGTTGCTAAATAGTATACAAGATATGGAATTAGACCAGTTGAAGATTACAGCCCCCCTCGCCACGTTGCCGGTTGCAGTATGGACTATGCCCACGCTGACTAATATTTCGCTGGACCTGAAGGAGGTTTCAGGTTTTACAGTGCCGGTATTGGATAATGCCGATGTACCAGTGCTCCATCTGACTATCACAAAAGGCAAAATATTGCATCCTGAAAGACTGGCAGCCTGCCGGCAGTTGATTTCCCTTACCTTGTCTGATGGTGGTCTTGAAACAGCAGACTTTCTTACCACCATGTGCAAATTGGATAAACTGGACCTTGAAAATAATAAACTCACGACGCTCCCTGAAGGTTTGAGCCAGCTGAAGGAGCTGAGGGAGCTGACTATCACCGGTAACGAAATAACGGAAAGTGATGTGGATGCCCTCATCCTGAAAGGGCTGATCTATCTGAATCATAAATACCTCAAGCGGAAATAG
- a CDS encoding leucine-rich repeat domain-containing protein has protein sequence MEYRQMYEEPGIFETGEIKDAKDCSHPKVRFNLQRKRLKTMPKGFEAAAHIPHVQFDLSYNSGLDHATVITELSALPHLKGLGMTKTEMEVLPDSIGTLQELEALEVTGNKLKALPDSIGQLKNLRILNLRTNRFTTFPKNLVGLHQLEQLSFRFNEIKTLPKDLSEFPRLQILDLSSNGITALPPAIKDLTQLKELHIKYNKLTSLPEELGSLQELEVVALNGNEKLDVDQAIRVLANCKKLRKLRLKGMAMKTLPDSITLLENLESIDLESNGIKELPPVLGQLKKLKEIIGFGELPAPFYIDMIKDRADITTFSSYRIQPYMHNGLASLPENVESLCHITSMELSELQALPASLSRLSGLTSLSFHECDFSSLPDLSGLTALENLSFSDTTLTVFPEFIYHLPALKSLTLGGCTMSPDFARLAQLPQLEELQINDITETDLRLLQQAPCLNWVQLARDVTVLPEAFFELPGVHTFSFNNYPQIDPDSILSRLQRMPGLQWLIFNDDNYLPFEWYISRLKELPLLKRALIYVDSAVLPVSLLELPHLERLKINFSTKCVGIWSREAGKELEVPLALANTRDGQIRLQNVPAAAPFRTAFEQLATLGLTDPGRREIAFGLLAHHYVALKKLLPYPFDAAGNIPGARVFITGTPTLSVKKDLATMLANRGATIVKEVKDATHIFLGQNINPATIGDIFREDHQYILEDHLKAQEIKDDTPFLMMEENSELTTQITRLLKQQETDNISLVLEMITGGGAGKVLLSYLAAIHLFHKDADIRKKSRTLFRKYASATLQHHIKSSWKDKYKDRSEDECRPLYIHPELDVCAFLLAFHMVRIHEPGNPRRPAGLVLRDVPSAAISEIMADFDHVTYLNLDLKDTHDLPRLVGYIQQLRITYLSLQLNTDTVPAELFTLPLLEALTLITRSATPLTIPVLDKLNVSLTELRIYQTSLLHAERLVACKQLRRLDLSSCKLPDVSFIASMTGLQRLELTNTGITQIPDSFYQLQELEEFDLTSNDLSVNTFDFKQLKKLQKVYVNNRERLAF, from the coding sequence ATGGAATACAGACAGATGTATGAAGAACCCGGTATCTTCGAAACCGGTGAAATAAAAGATGCAAAAGACTGTTCACATCCCAAAGTCCGTTTCAACCTTCAGCGCAAGCGGTTGAAAACGATGCCCAAAGGATTTGAAGCGGCAGCACATATACCACATGTGCAGTTTGACCTCAGCTACAATTCAGGGCTGGACCATGCAACAGTCATCACTGAGCTGTCAGCATTGCCCCACCTGAAAGGACTGGGCATGACCAAAACTGAAATGGAAGTGCTGCCAGACAGTATCGGTACCTTACAGGAGCTGGAAGCGCTGGAAGTGACAGGTAACAAGCTGAAGGCCTTGCCCGATAGTATCGGGCAGCTGAAAAATCTGCGTATACTCAACCTGCGTACCAATCGCTTTACCACCTTTCCCAAAAACCTGGTGGGCCTGCATCAGCTGGAACAGCTGAGTTTCCGCTTTAATGAAATCAAAACACTGCCCAAAGATCTCTCTGAATTTCCGCGGCTGCAGATACTGGACCTTTCTTCCAACGGTATTACAGCATTACCGCCGGCAATAAAAGATCTGACACAACTGAAAGAGCTGCATATAAAATACAATAAGCTCACCAGTCTGCCGGAGGAACTGGGCTCTCTGCAAGAGCTGGAAGTGGTAGCCCTCAACGGTAATGAAAAGCTGGATGTGGACCAGGCTATCCGTGTACTGGCCAACTGTAAAAAACTGAGGAAGCTGCGGCTCAAGGGCATGGCCATGAAAACATTACCGGATTCCATCACGTTATTGGAAAATCTGGAATCCATCGACCTGGAATCCAACGGGATCAAAGAGCTGCCACCTGTGCTGGGGCAGTTAAAGAAGCTGAAGGAAATCATCGGGTTCGGAGAGCTGCCGGCGCCGTTCTATATCGATATGATCAAAGACAGGGCGGATATCACCACCTTCAGCTCCTACCGTATACAGCCCTATATGCATAACGGGCTGGCGTCCCTGCCCGAAAATGTGGAATCATTATGCCATATTACTTCCATGGAGTTGAGTGAGCTGCAGGCTTTGCCAGCTTCATTGAGCCGCTTGAGCGGACTGACATCCCTTTCGTTTCACGAGTGTGATTTCTCTTCACTACCGGATTTATCAGGTCTTACAGCACTGGAGAATCTCTCTTTTTCAGATACTACACTGACGGTATTCCCCGAATTTATATACCATCTGCCGGCACTGAAGAGCCTTACACTGGGCGGCTGTACCATGAGTCCTGATTTCGCCAGGCTGGCGCAACTGCCGCAGCTGGAGGAACTGCAGATCAACGATATCACGGAGACGGACCTACGTCTTTTGCAGCAGGCTCCTTGTCTCAACTGGGTGCAACTCGCCCGGGATGTTACCGTTCTGCCGGAGGCGTTCTTTGAGCTGCCTGGGGTGCATACCTTTAGTTTTAATAACTATCCCCAAATAGACCCCGACAGCATTCTGTCCCGCCTGCAACGTATGCCCGGTCTTCAGTGGCTGATTTTCAACGATGACAATTATCTTCCTTTTGAATGGTATATCAGTCGTTTAAAAGAGCTGCCTTTATTGAAAAGGGCCCTTATCTACGTAGATAGCGCGGTACTTCCTGTCAGTCTGCTGGAGTTGCCACATCTGGAGAGGTTAAAGATCAACTTTAGCACTAAATGCGTGGGCATTTGGTCACGTGAAGCAGGAAAAGAGCTGGAGGTACCGCTGGCGCTGGCCAATACCCGGGATGGGCAGATCAGATTACAGAATGTTCCTGCGGCAGCACCCTTCAGAACAGCCTTCGAACAACTGGCTACCCTGGGCCTGACAGATCCGGGGCGGCGGGAAATCGCATTCGGCCTGCTGGCACACCACTATGTTGCACTAAAAAAACTGCTGCCATATCCTTTTGATGCTGCCGGAAACATACCGGGAGCCAGGGTGTTTATCACGGGGACGCCTACACTGAGTGTAAAAAAAGACCTGGCGACCATGCTGGCCAACAGGGGAGCGACCATTGTAAAGGAGGTGAAAGATGCCACCCATATTTTCCTGGGGCAGAATATCAATCCTGCGACTATAGGAGATATTTTCAGGGAAGACCACCAGTATATTTTGGAAGACCACCTGAAAGCTCAGGAGATAAAGGATGATACGCCTTTTCTGATGATGGAGGAAAACAGCGAACTGACCACGCAGATAACGAGATTGCTGAAACAGCAGGAAACAGATAATATCTCGCTGGTACTGGAAATGATTACTGGCGGAGGAGCCGGCAAAGTGTTGCTGAGCTACCTGGCGGCCATCCATCTTTTCCATAAGGATGCTGATATCAGAAAAAAGTCGAGGACATTGTTCCGGAAATATGCTTCCGCCACCTTACAGCATCATATTAAATCCAGCTGGAAAGACAAATACAAAGACAGGTCAGAAGATGAATGCCGCCCTTTGTATATTCACCCTGAACTGGATGTATGTGCTTTCTTGCTGGCTTTTCATATGGTGAGAATACATGAGCCGGGAAATCCCCGTCGTCCTGCCGGTCTGGTATTACGGGATGTACCGTCTGCCGCGATCAGCGAAATAATGGCCGACTTCGATCATGTCACCTATCTCAACCTGGATCTGAAGGATACACATGATCTTCCGCGGCTGGTAGGATACATTCAGCAGTTACGGATCACATATCTGTCGCTGCAACTGAACACTGATACAGTTCCAGCTGAGTTGTTTACCCTGCCATTACTGGAGGCGCTCACGCTCATCACGAGATCAGCCACCCCATTGACTATTCCGGTGCTGGATAAACTGAATGTTTCCCTTACTGAGTTGAGGATATATCAGACATCGCTGCTGCATGCAGAGCGGTTAGTGGCCTGTAAGCAGTTGAGAAGGCTTGATTTATCTTCCTGTAAACTGCCAGACGTGTCATTTATTGCTTCCATGACCGGGCTTCAGCGGCTGGAGTTGACAAATACGGGTATCACACAGATTCCTGATTCCTTTTATCAGCTGCAGGAGCTGGAAGAGTTCGACCTGACCAGCAACGATCTTTCTGTCAATACTTTTGATTTTAAACAGTTGAAGAAACTGCAAAAAGTATATGTCAACAACAGAGAACGTTTAGCATTCTAA
- a CDS encoding tetratricopeptide repeat protein: MKNLVLLMVTLMATVAGYTQSIPSYGEKTDRANRVLQPALQRFQTDVVTHDLDSCIQQLLPLADDPAKKFVIGNFLFNIDADHSYRLHEEAWQSDSSQYNYLLEYARELQRRGRYSEAAPLLEKFATYAPNDNRLQVWLADCYINTGQPEKAIAAWKKADYNDHRNHNTIDQAIWAVYGQASQLRQRNNWRKEVSAGKSASAYPLIFLDSNWETDWWNTIAMDSFLMADLQLAQEKGLPARDLQVLQFYADLKQLSEITYSKLMDMLSINQLILNNHPLPPNGKLAGSLLDATFSLTIADPDEFFALRGDELLRLAKKHKDVAYLNIYSKLQTAIKGKVAPEIALTGWKEYHDEGLAVSYLNGKAPKTTYDDPELDQALKAFPDAALLYFMKASLANIEKKPDQQELLIKTIQREFRSLRSDPHRYATRLNQYFDYLSQLQ; the protein is encoded by the coding sequence ATGAAAAATCTCGTGTTGTTAATGGTAACCCTGATGGCCACTGTTGCAGGATATACTCAATCCATTCCTTCCTATGGTGAAAAGACTGATCGCGCCAACCGTGTACTACAGCCAGCCCTGCAGCGTTTCCAGACCGATGTCGTCACACATGATCTGGACTCCTGCATACAACAGCTGCTGCCGCTTGCCGACGACCCTGCTAAAAAATTTGTGATAGGTAATTTTTTATTCAATATAGATGCGGATCACTCCTACCGGCTACACGAAGAAGCCTGGCAATCAGATAGCAGTCAGTACAACTACCTGCTGGAATACGCCAGGGAACTGCAACGCCGGGGCCGTTACAGTGAGGCTGCTCCCCTGCTGGAAAAATTTGCTACCTATGCCCCCAACGACAACCGTCTGCAGGTATGGCTGGCAGACTGTTATATCAATACCGGCCAACCGGAGAAAGCCATTGCCGCCTGGAAAAAAGCGGATTACAACGACCATCGTAACCATAACACCATAGACCAGGCCATCTGGGCTGTATATGGGCAGGCTTCCCAACTTCGTCAGCGCAACAACTGGAGAAAAGAAGTGTCTGCCGGTAAATCAGCCAGTGCCTATCCACTTATTTTCCTCGACAGCAACTGGGAAACAGACTGGTGGAATACCATCGCTATGGACTCTTTTCTGATGGCTGACCTTCAGCTGGCACAGGAGAAAGGCTTACCCGCCAGAGACCTGCAGGTATTACAGTTTTATGCCGATCTGAAACAACTGTCGGAGATCACCTACTCAAAACTCATGGACATGCTGTCCATCAACCAGCTTATCCTCAACAACCATCCATTGCCACCCAATGGCAAACTGGCCGGCAGCCTGCTGGACGCCACCTTCAGTCTGACTATTGCAGACCCCGATGAATTTTTTGCACTGAGAGGGGATGAACTGCTGCGCCTCGCTAAAAAACACAAGGATGTAGCATATCTGAATATCTATAGTAAACTGCAAACAGCTATAAAAGGGAAAGTAGCCCCCGAAATAGCACTGACCGGCTGGAAGGAATATCATGATGAAGGTTTGGCCGTTAGTTATCTGAACGGGAAAGCTCCAAAAACAACCTACGACGACCCTGAACTGGACCAGGCTCTGAAAGCTTTTCCGGACGCAGCACTGCTGTATTTCATGAAGGCTAGCCTCGCCAACATCGAAAAGAAACCAGACCAGCAGGAGCTGCTGATAAAAACCATCCAGCGGGAATTCAGATCATTGCGCAGCGATCCCCACCGCTATGCCACCAGACTGAATCAGTACTTCGATTATCTGAGCCAGCTACAATAG
- a CDS encoding M48 family metallopeptidase, translating into MFVLTRCSLVVAVSLALASTANAQFKLNSKTIGAGVKAAKAVTLSDDEVIKYTKEYIQWMDEHNPVAPANDPLAQRLAKLTAKANNYEGMNLNFKVYLVRDINAFACADGSVRVCAGLMQVMTDDEVMGVIGHEIGHVKNKDSKDAFKTALMTSALKDGVSSQGGTAGALSDSQLGDLGEAVANSAYSRGQESQADNYGYDFLKANKLNPWGMSTAFEKLWKASQEANGDKKKKGSQLFSSHPDTEKRMVTMAEKAKKDGYTKP; encoded by the coding sequence ATGTTTGTTCTTACTCGCTGTAGCCTTGTTGTTGCTGTATCCCTTGCTTTGGCTTCTACTGCCAATGCCCAGTTTAAGCTCAATTCCAAAACGATTGGTGCCGGTGTAAAAGCTGCTAAGGCAGTTACGCTGAGTGATGATGAAGTCATCAAATACACCAAAGAATACATTCAGTGGATGGATGAGCATAATCCGGTTGCTCCTGCTAATGATCCGCTGGCTCAAAGGCTGGCTAAGCTTACTGCCAAAGCTAACAACTACGAAGGCATGAACCTCAACTTCAAAGTATATCTGGTAAGGGATATTAACGCCTTTGCCTGTGCAGATGGCAGTGTGCGTGTATGTGCCGGCCTGATGCAGGTAATGACCGATGATGAAGTGATGGGTGTGATTGGTCATGAGATCGGTCACGTTAAAAACAAAGACTCCAAAGATGCTTTCAAAACAGCATTGATGACTTCCGCACTGAAAGATGGTGTTTCTTCCCAAGGTGGTACTGCAGGCGCGCTGAGCGATTCTCAGCTGGGTGACCTGGGTGAGGCAGTGGCTAATTCTGCCTATTCCCGTGGTCAGGAAAGTCAGGCCGACAACTACGGTTACGATTTCCTGAAAGCCAACAAACTCAACCCATGGGGTATGTCCACCGCTTTCGAAAAACTGTGGAAAGCTTCTCAGGAAGCCAACGGAGACAAAAAGAAAAAAGGCTCACAGCTGTTTTCTTCTCACCCTGACACGGAAAAAAGAATGGTGACCATGGCTGAAAAAGCCAAGAAGGATGGTTATACCAAACCCTGA
- a CDS encoding DUF3667 domain-containing protein — translation MKTQPLRQQQDCLNCGNDVPDRFCGHCGQENIDPRETFGHLVKHFVADIFHYDSQFLLTLKYLFTKPGFLSREHREGRRARYVNPIKLYIFTSFIFFFMYFAFAGLPHYDSRAKAHTAEDDKKGARLGSFDELEKQKRKLEAGVKQNDSGAIRNLKLLQMIATSTTVEEFDSIHNQLPDSLKFGPLIKLLARADARGLKRYGSNEEKARAYEERYYHNFPKIMFFCLPLFAFFLKLVYFRNKQWLYTDHAIFTLHFHAFAFIVMSVMLPMLTYFYHYFDDVYQFNGIVSFIIAGYLIIALHKNYGQSILKCCIKGIILYAVYITSLWIILVATNLLVYTYLIYF, via the coding sequence TTGAAAACACAACCCTTACGCCAACAACAAGATTGTCTGAATTGCGGAAATGATGTACCAGACAGATTCTGTGGCCATTGCGGACAAGAAAACATTGATCCCCGCGAAACCTTTGGCCATCTCGTAAAACATTTCGTAGCAGATATTTTCCATTACGATTCCCAGTTTTTGCTGACATTAAAGTATCTCTTTACCAAACCAGGCTTTCTTTCTCGCGAGCACCGTGAAGGCAGACGTGCACGTTATGTAAATCCTATCAAACTGTATATTTTTACATCGTTCATATTTTTCTTCATGTACTTTGCCTTTGCCGGGCTACCTCACTACGACAGCAGGGCAAAAGCACATACTGCCGAAGATGACAAAAAAGGCGCCCGATTAGGTTCCTTTGATGAATTAGAGAAACAGAAAAGAAAGCTCGAGGCCGGAGTCAAACAAAACGATTCAGGGGCAATCAGGAACCTTAAACTGCTGCAAATGATAGCAACATCTACAACTGTGGAGGAATTCGACTCTATCCACAATCAACTTCCTGATTCATTAAAATTCGGGCCCTTGATAAAATTACTTGCCCGGGCTGATGCACGTGGTTTAAAGCGCTATGGCTCCAATGAAGAAAAGGCAAGAGCATATGAGGAAAGGTATTATCATAACTTCCCCAAAATAATGTTCTTTTGTCTGCCATTATTCGCTTTCTTCCTGAAGCTCGTTTACTTCAGGAATAAGCAATGGCTCTATACCGATCATGCGATTTTTACGTTGCACTTCCATGCCTTTGCATTTATAGTGATGTCGGTTATGCTACCCATGCTCACTTACTTCTACCATTACTTTGATGATGTCTACCAGTTCAACGGAATCGTCTCCTTCATAATTGCAGGTTATCTGATTATTGCATTGCATAAGAATTATGGACAGTCTATCCTGAAATGCTGCATCAAAGGAATAATACTATATGCTGTCTATATAACTTCCCTGTGGATAATATTGGTAGCAACAAATTTGTTGGTATACACTTATCTTATATATTTTTAA
- a CDS encoding DUF5710 domain-containing protein yields MSLLLNVPAEEETEAKSKGALWDANLQTWYLPDINYDHIMEVDKWITDKDTAIILSDEVIIAHGLHSCLHCQQITPVIALGSDFFYEKDINEKDEAVWFELNFFTLFQQVSVISPHLFNFFRDNYPHYKQGPARSADGYYWCNHCEHCGQGIDDTLLFADTGHVFTPETSEAAAAITLRTFPFKYAPHIDADYHNNHHLRLINEFAVRSHYSI; encoded by the coding sequence ATGTCACTACTACTGAATGTTCCTGCTGAAGAGGAAACCGAAGCAAAATCAAAAGGGGCTTTGTGGGACGCCAACCTGCAAACCTGGTATCTGCCGGATATCAACTACGATCATATCATGGAGGTAGATAAGTGGATCACTGACAAGGATACTGCTATTATCCTGTCGGACGAAGTGATCATTGCGCATGGCCTGCATTCCTGCTTGCATTGTCAACAGATCACCCCGGTTATCGCGCTCGGCAGCGATTTTTTTTATGAGAAAGATATCAATGAGAAGGATGAAGCTGTATGGTTTGAACTGAATTTCTTTACACTGTTTCAGCAGGTATCGGTGATATCTCCCCACCTGTTTAATTTCTTCCGGGATAATTACCCCCATTACAAACAAGGGCCTGCCAGGAGTGCCGATGGATATTACTGGTGCAACCATTGCGAGCATTGTGGTCAGGGCATTGATGATACCTTGTTGTTTGCTGATACTGGTCATGTATTTACCCCCGAAACATCGGAAGCGGCAGCCGCCATCACCTTACGGACATTCCCCTTTAAATACGCTCCGCACATCGATGCTGACTACCACAACAACCATCATCTCCGGCTGATCAATGAGTTTGCAGTACGGAGTCATTACAGCATATAA